In Xiphophorus hellerii strain 12219 chromosome 4, Xiphophorus_hellerii-4.1, whole genome shotgun sequence, a single genomic region encodes these proteins:
- the fgf4 gene encoding fibroblast growth factor 4: protein MGSLSALRTVLVLNLVTAFAGCAAGLNGTAERWEALYSRSLARIPGEKREEISRDGDYLLGIKRLRRLYCNVGIGFHIQVLPDGRITGVHSENRYSLLQISPVERGVVTLLGVHSGLFVAMNRRGKLYGSLHYSNECKFREKLLANNYNAYESAAYPRMFMGLSKNGKTKRGNRVSPAMTVTHFLPRI from the exons ATGGGTTCTTTGTCGGCCCTGAGGACCGTCCTAGTTTTGAACCTGGTTACGGCCTTCGCGGGATGCGCCGCCGGTTTGAACGGGACAGCGGAGCGCTGGGAGGCCCTCTACTCCCGCTCTCTGGCACGGATCCCGGGGGAAAAGCGGGAGGAGATCAGTCGGGACGGAGACTACCTCCTAGGCATTAAACGGTTGCGGCGCCTCTACTGCAACGTGGGGATTGGTTTTCATATACAAGTGTTACCCGACGGCAGAATAACAGGAGTACACAGCGAGAATCGTTACA GTCTGCTGCAGATCTCTCCCGTGGAGAGAGGGGTGGTTACTCTGCTGGGTGTTCACAGTGGGCTCTTTGTGGCAATGAACCGAAGAGGAAAACTTTATGGATCT TTACACTACAGCAACGAATGCAAGTTCAGAGAGAAGCTCCTCGCCAACAACTACAATGCTTATGAATCGGCCGCCTACCCAAGGATGTTCATGGGCCTGAGTAAGaatggcaaaacaaaaagaggaaacagaGTGTCACCAGCGATGACAGTGACACATTTCTTGCCAAGAATCTAG
- the fgf19 gene encoding fibroblast growth factor 19, with the protein MFVFILCIAGELFTLGVFCMPMMDQGPLVTHGWGQVVRLRHLYAAKPGLHLLISEDGQIHGSADQTLYSLLEIQPVGPGRVVIKGVATTRFLCMESDGRLYSTETYSRADCTFREQIQADGYNVYTSDGHGALLSLGNNQQRHSGSDRGVPALARFLPRLNTLQQAIPTEPDVPDQLSPEKVQETVDMVASFGKLSHIIHSPSFHKR; encoded by the exons ATGTTTGTGTTCATTCTATGCATTGCTGGTGAACTTTTTACTCTGGGAGTATTTTGCATGCCAATGATGGACCAGGGGCCACTTGTCACCCATGGCTGGGGCCAGGTGGTCCGGCTCCGGCATCTGTATGCAGCCAAGCCAGGACTGCACCTACTGATCAGTGAGGATGGACAAATCCACGGTTCCGCAGATCAAACTCTTTACA GCCTGCTGGAGATCCAACCTGTTGGCCCCGGACGTGTTGTGATCAAAGGAGTGGCAACCACACGCTTCCTCTGCATGGAGAGCGACGGCAGATTGTACTCAACT GAAACATACAGCAGAGCTGACTGCACCTTCAGAGAACAGATCCAGGCAGACGGCTACAACGTCTACACCTCTGATGGACATGGAGCCCTCCTCAGTTTGGGAAACAACCAGCAAAGACACAGCGGCTCAGACCGTGGTGTTCCAGCTCTGGCCCGCTTTCTTCCCAGGTTAAACACCCTTCAGCAGGCCATCCCCACAGAGCCGGATGTTCCTGATCAGCTCAGTCCAGAGAAAGTACAAGAGACTGTGGACATGGTGGCCTCCTTTGGCAAACTCTCTCATATAATTCACAGTCCCAGCTTCCATAAGAGATGA